The genomic interval GGGGTGCGACATGCCCTGCGCCCTGCCGACGCCAACCACCGCTTCGGCCACGGCAAGGCGGAAGCGCTGGCGGCTCTGGCCCAGGCGGCCTTCATCGGCGGTTCGGCGGTCCTGCTGAGTGTCGAGGCGGTGCGGCGGCTGGTCCGGCCGGAACCGATCACCGAGGGAACGATGGGCATCGCCGTGATGGTGCTGTCGATCCTGCTGACCGCTGGGCTGATCACCTTTCAGCGCCGGGTGCAGACCGCCACCGGCTCCGTCGCCATCGGGGCGGACCGGCTGCACTATTCCGGCGACCTGCTGATGAACGGGGCGGTCATCGTCGCCATCCTGCTGACCGAGGCGACCGGGCTGACCGTGGTCGATCCGCTCTTCGGCATCGGCATCGCGCTGTTCCTGCTGAACGGCGCCCGCGGGGTGGCGCGCGACGCGCTCGATGTGCTGATGGATCGCGAACTGGGCGGGGAGGAGCGTGGCCGGATCGCCGAGCTGGCGCTGGCCGAGCCCGGAGTGCGCGGCCTGCACGACCTGCGCACCCGGAACGCGGGCACCGGCTGCTTCATCGAGCTGCATCTGGAATTGGACGGCGGCCTGACCCTGACCGCCGCGCACGAGATCGCCGACCGTGTCGAAATTCGGCTGCGCGAGGCTTTCGCCAATGCCGAGGTGATGGTCCACCAGGAACCGGCCGGTCTGGCCGACGAGCGGCTGGACCATCGGATCGCTGGCTGACCTCAAGCGGAATGGGTGCGGCGGAGGGCTCCGTAATACGGATCCGCATTGTGGGATAACCCTCATATCGCGTCCAAACGGCATTGCTGCACAATCTGAGGGCGTGGCTTCTCCTAAAGGTTATCCGACCAAAGGACAGGGGTGCCGGGACCGACTCGGTCGCCCCGTTCGTTGCGAATCTGTATCAAAAGCGCAATAATAGTTCCTGGGAGTAAGCGCTCGGTAACAAAACAGCAAAAATGGTGGACATAATGGATGGCGGCTTTGGGCTTCGTCCGCATCTGATCGCGGACATCGCGGAAGAGGCAGGCAATCTCGGCATCGAGATCGCGGATATCGCCGGCCACATCGAGGATGTGAACGCCCGGGTCACCCACCAGTCGGAGGTGTTCACCCAACTGCGCGACACCGGCGCCAAGATGTCGCGCAGCACCGAGCGGATTTCGCACGCGTCGGCCATCGCACGCTCAGTCACCGAGCAGGCCCGGCAGGAGGTCGACAGCTCCCATGACCGGGTGCAGCAGTCGCTGTCCGACATCCACGCGCTGGTATCTTCGGTGACCGGGATCGAGGGGCAGATCGCCGGGCTGCGCGACGCGCTGGACCGCGTCGGCAAGGTCGCCAAGGAGATTTTCACCATCGCCAAGCAGACCAACCTGCTGGCGCTGAACGCCACCATCGAGGCGGCGCGGGCAGGGGAGGCCGGGCGCGGCTTCGCCGTGGTGGCGAACGAGGTGAAGTCGCTGTCGACCAAGACCAGCGAGGCGACGACGGAGATCGACGCGACGCTGAAGGTGCTGAACGAACAGGCCCAGCGCCTGATGACGGAGAGTGCCGCCAGTGCCGCCAAGGCCCGTGCGGTCAGCGAGGGCACCACAGCCATCGGCACGGTGATCGAGACGGTCGGCCGCGCCATGCGTGAGCTGAACGGCGAGACCGACAAGATCGATGCCGCCTCGGCCGAGATCGGCGGCAACTGCGGCGAGCTGGAGCGCGAAATCGCCGATCTGGCGGTGGGCGTGAAGCTGTCCAGCGAGAATTTGGCCCAGGCGCGCGACCGGGTGAACAGCCTGGTCGGCATGAGCGAGCGGCTGATCGGCGTCACCGCGGAGTTGAACATCGAGACGGTCGACACCCCCTTCATCGCCGCGGTCAAGGACGCCGCCGCCAAGGTGTCCGCTGCCTTCGAGGAGGCGCTGTCCCGCGGCGACATCAGCGAATCCGACCTGTTCGACCGCAATTACCAGCCGGTTGCCGGATCGGACCCGCAGCAGGTGATGACCCGCTACACCCAGCTGTGCGACCGCGTCCTGCCGGGCATCCAGGAACCGGTGCTGTCGGCCAACGGCCGCATCGTCTTCTGCGTGGCGGTGGACGAGAACGGCTATCTGCCCACCCACAACAGGCAGTTCAGCCAGCCCCAGGGCCGCGATCCGGTGTGGAACGCCGCCAACTGCCGCAACCGCCGCATCTTCAACGACCGTGTCGGCCTGGCCGCCGGCCGCAGCACCAAGCCCTTCCTGTTGCAGACCTACCGGCGTGACATGGGCGGCGGGAAATTCGCCCTGATGAAGGACGTCTCCGCCCCCGTCACCGTGCGGGGGCGCCATTGGGGCGGGCTGCGGCTGGCCTATAAGGTGTGAGCAGCCACCGGGTGCCGGCCTTCCCTCTTGATCCGTATCAACGCATAGGATCAGCCTTGCGGGTGAAATGGCGGGGCAGAGGGAGCGACCATGAAATATGTCGAAGAGTTCCGCGATCCGGTTCTTGCCCGCAACGTCGCCGCCGCCATCGCGCGGGAGGTGCGGGCTGACCGCTCCTATCACCTGATGGAGTTCTGCGGCGGCCACACCCATGCCATCTCCCGCTATGGCATCCCGGATCTGCTGCCCGACAATGTCCGGATGATCCATGGGCCGGGCTGCCCGGTCTGCGTCCTGCCGGTCGGGCGAATCGACGACGCCATCGCGCTCGCCCGCCGGCCGGAGGTGACGCTGTGCACCTACGGCGATGTGATGCGGGTGCCGGGGTCGGGACGGCTCAGCCTGCTGAAGGCCAAGGCGCAGGGCGCCGACGTCCGCATGGTGGTGTCGGCCGATGCCGCCGTGCGCATCGCCGTCGAGAATCCGGAGCGGCAGGTGGTGTTCTTCGCCATCGGTTTCGAGACGACGACCCCGCCCACGGCGCTGGCCGTCCGCGCCGCCGCCGCGCAGGGGCTGACCAACTTCTCCGTCTTCTGCAACCATGTGCTCACCCCGTCGGCCATCCAGGGCATCCTGGCGGGAGCGGATGAGGGGCTGTCGCTCGACGGCTTCGTCGGGCCGGCCCATGTCTCCGTCGTCATCGGGTCGGAGGCCTATGCCCCGGCCGCGGTCGAGCATGGCAAGCCCGTTGTGATCTCCGGCTTCGAGCCGCTCGACGTGCTGCAATCCATCCTGATGCTGGTCCGTCAGATCAACGACGGGCGGGCCGAGGTCGAGAACCAGTTCACCCGCGCCGTCACCGCCGAGGGCAACCGCAAGGCCCAGGCGCTGGTGCTGGAAATCTTCGAGACCCGGCCATCCTTCGAGTGGCGCGGGCTGGGCAGCATCCCGCACAGCGGGCTGAAGCTGCGCGACGCCTATGCCGCCTTCGATGCCGAGCGGCGGTTCCCCATCGCCGGCGCCAGCGTGCCCGACCACAAGGGCTGCGATTGCGGCGCCATCCTGCGTGGGGTGAAGCGACCGGTCGACTGCAAGCTGTTCGACACCGTCTGCACCCCGGAAAACCCGATGGGATCCTGCATGGTGTCGGCCGAGGGCGCCTGTGCCGCGCATTACACCTATGGACGTTTCCGCGACGCCTGACCGGTTCCGGGCGGTGGGTTTGTTCCCTTGCGACCTTTCACCGCAGGCTGGATGAACGCTGCTGGACGAACGCCGCCCGGTTAAACATGATGCATATGAAACAATCCGTTTGGCCTTCGATCGGCCGTGCGGAGAACGGCAGACGTCGCAAGACATCGCATTTCACACCGGGAGGGCCCGCATGACCTACAAGCATATCCTCGTCCATCTCGACAGCAGCCCGCATGTCGAGGCGCGGCTCGACGCCGCCATCGCGCTGGCCCAGCGCCATGGCGCCTTCCTGCGCGGCCTGTTCGCCCAGGGCGACCGCAACGCCACCAGCGTGATCGCCCGCCGGTCGAGCGAGCATCTGGGCGAAGCCGCTGCCCGCAGCGAGGCGCTGTTCAAGGAAAAGATCGCCGCTTCCGGGCTCCAGGGCCACTGGCACGGCCTGACGCACGGCGAATACAACCACGTCATCCGCGAGGTCATCATCTGGTCGCGTTTCGCCGACCTGACGGTGCTCGGCCAGTATGACCGCGAGGCCGGATCGCAGGCGGCGCCGGAGGAGCTGAACGAACAGGTGGTGCTGAATTCCGGCCGCCCGGTTCTGGTCATCCCCTATGCCGGCCGCTTCGCCACCATCGGCAAGCGCGTCGCCGTCGCCTGGAACGCCGAGCGCGAGGCCGCCCGTGCCCTGTCGGACGCCATGCCGATGCTGGAGAAGGCCGACGAGGTGACGGTCATCACCGTGCTGACCCAGGCTTCGTCCTCGTCTCCGGAGGCGCCGCGGGTCGGCGTGCTCGACCATCTCGCCTTCCATGGCGTGACGGCGGAGCAGACCCATTTCACCGTGACCGACATCGGCGCGATGGACGCCCTGCTGGCCCGCGCCATGGACACCGGCGCCGACCTGCTGGTGATGGGCGCCCACGGCCACTACGGCTTCCCGTTCCTGCACCGCGGCAGCGGGACGCGGCATGTCCTGCGCACCTGCCCGGTGCCGTTGCTGCTGTCGCATTGAACGGGGTGGGATAGGTTCGGGAGAGGGGGGCGTCGGCTTCGATGCCCCCTATTGTCGCTTACGCTGCCTTCACCCCGCTGAGGAAATTCTCCACCTCCCGGCGCAGGCGGGTGGATTCGGTGGTCAGATGGTCGGCGACGCTGCGGACCTCGCCCGCGGCGCGGCCGGTGTCGCCGGCGGCGCGGGTGACGCTGACGATGTTGCTGGTCACCTGCTGCGTGCCCTGCGCCGCTTCCTGGACGTTGCGGCTGATCTCCTGGGTCGCGGCGCTCTGCTGTTCCACTGCCGAGGCGATGGTGGCGGAGATCTGGCTGATCTCGGTGATGATCCGGCTGATCTCCTCGATGGCGGAAACCGCCTCGCGCGTCGCGCCCTGGATGGTGGCGATCTGGCCGGTGATGTCCTCGGTCGCCTTGGCGGTCTGGTTGGCCAGGCTCTTCACCTCGCTGGCGACGACGGCGAAGCCCTTGCCGGCCTCGCCGGCGCGCGCCGCCTCGATGGTGGCGTTCAGCGCCAGCAGGTTGGTCTGCGCCGCGATGTTGTTGATCAGGTCCACCACCTCGCCGATCTTCTGCGCGCCTTCGGCAAGGCCGGAAACCACGCCGTTGGCCCGGTTCG from Azospirillum sp. TSH100 carries:
- a CDS encoding universal stress protein; translated protein: MTYKHILVHLDSSPHVEARLDAAIALAQRHGAFLRGLFAQGDRNATSVIARRSSEHLGEAAARSEALFKEKIAASGLQGHWHGLTHGEYNHVIREVIIWSRFADLTVLGQYDREAGSQAAPEELNEQVVLNSGRPVLVIPYAGRFATIGKRVAVAWNAEREAARALSDAMPMLEKADEVTVITVLTQASSSSPEAPRVGVLDHLAFHGVTAEQTHFTVTDIGAMDALLARAMDTGADLLVMGAHGHYGFPFLHRGSGTRHVLRTCPVPLLLSH
- a CDS encoding cation diffusion facilitator family transporter; translation: MSDIAENAASADRLRRYATYASVSVASTLIAAKLGAYLLTESVSILSSLIDSCTDLMASVVTLLGVRHALRPADANHRFGHGKAEALAALAQAAFIGGSAVLLSVEAVRRLVRPEPITEGTMGIAVMVLSILLTAGLITFQRRVQTATGSVAIGADRLHYSGDLLMNGAVIVAILLTEATGLTVVDPLFGIGIALFLLNGARGVARDALDVLMDRELGGEERGRIAELALAEPGVRGLHDLRTRNAGTGCFIELHLELDGGLTLTAAHEIADRVEIRLREAFANAEVMVHQEPAGLADERLDHRIAG
- a CDS encoding methyl-accepting chemotaxis protein; amino-acid sequence: MVDIMDGGFGLRPHLIADIAEEAGNLGIEIADIAGHIEDVNARVTHQSEVFTQLRDTGAKMSRSTERISHASAIARSVTEQARQEVDSSHDRVQQSLSDIHALVSSVTGIEGQIAGLRDALDRVGKVAKEIFTIAKQTNLLALNATIEAARAGEAGRGFAVVANEVKSLSTKTSEATTEIDATLKVLNEQAQRLMTESAASAAKARAVSEGTTAIGTVIETVGRAMRELNGETDKIDAASAEIGGNCGELEREIADLAVGVKLSSENLAQARDRVNSLVGMSERLIGVTAELNIETVDTPFIAAVKDAAAKVSAAFEEALSRGDISESDLFDRNYQPVAGSDPQQVMTRYTQLCDRVLPGIQEPVLSANGRIVFCVAVDENGYLPTHNRQFSQPQGRDPVWNAANCRNRRIFNDRVGLAAGRSTKPFLLQTYRRDMGGGKFALMKDVSAPVTVRGRHWGGLRLAYKV
- the hypD gene encoding hydrogenase formation protein HypD, whose product is MKYVEEFRDPVLARNVAAAIAREVRADRSYHLMEFCGGHTHAISRYGIPDLLPDNVRMIHGPGCPVCVLPVGRIDDAIALARRPEVTLCTYGDVMRVPGSGRLSLLKAKAQGADVRMVVSADAAVRIAVENPERQVVFFAIGFETTTPPTALAVRAAAAQGLTNFSVFCNHVLTPSAIQGILAGADEGLSLDGFVGPAHVSVVIGSEAYAPAAVEHGKPVVISGFEPLDVLQSILMLVRQINDGRAEVENQFTRAVTAEGNRKAQALVLEIFETRPSFEWRGLGSIPHSGLKLRDAYAAFDAERRFPIAGASVPDHKGCDCGAILRGVKRPVDCKLFDTVCTPENPMGSCMVSAEGACAAHYTYGRFRDA